The Caldicoprobacter guelmensis genomic sequence TATTATTTTTGCTTATATTCCCATTTATGGGTTGACACTGGCATTTAAGACGTATAAGGCTAATTTAGGTATTTTTAGGAGTCCATGGGTGGGTTTTGAGAACTATAAGTATGTATTTAGGGATCCTGCATTTTTAGAGTCTATATGGAGGACCATAGTTATAAATGCGGGGAGGATAGTATTTCAATTTCCCTTTCCCATAATATTAGCTTTGATGTTGAACGAAGTGCGAGTTAATAGATACAAAAAGGTTATACAGACGATATACACGTTTCCTCATTTTTTGTCATGGGTTATAGTGGCTAGCATCATGATAAATATTTTAAATACGAAAGGGATGGTAAATGCAATAATCAGCATGTTAGGAGGGGAACCGGTAAATTTTTTAGGGTCTACCAAATTATTTAAGCCATTATTGTATATAACGGAGAATTGGAAATCAGCTGGTTGGACGATGATAATTTATTTAGCGGCGATGGCTGGTATTGATACTGAGCAATATGAAGCAGCGATTATAGATGGGGCATCTCGGTTACAGATGATGTGGTATATAACATTACCGGGTATTAAGAGTACGATAGAGGTATTGTTGATTTTACAGATAGGGAATATAATGACGCAGGGTTTTGACCAGATATTTAATTTAAGTAATCCAGCGACAGCTAAGGTTGGTGAGATTTTAGACATGTACATTTACCGTGTTACATTTTTAGCAGCGGCTGACTTTTCTTATTCGACGGCGGTTAGTTTGTTTAGGTCGGTGGTGAACTTTATATTTTTGAATGTAGCTGATCGTGTTTCGAAGTTGCTGGGTTCAGAAGGGTTGTTTGCATAAAGCAAGAGAGGGAAAGGATGATTATAAGGAAAAAATGTTAAAAATGGAGGAAGGAATGATGGCAGCGAGTAAGGGGAAAGGGTTAGGGAAGAGAATAGAGACATTGGACGTTGTGTTGTTGATATTTCTTACATTTTGGGCTATAGTAATTATACTGCCATTTTTGAATGTGATAGGGATATCTTTTGCTTCGGAGAAGGAATATTACAATTCGATGTTGGTGTTGATACCGAAGGAAGCTACGCTGGAGAATTATAAGGCGTTGATTCGAGATGGGAGGATTTGGATAGGGTATCGCACAACGTTGTTATTGGTATTGATAGGGGTTTCGCTTAATATGTTTTTGACGACGTCGATGGCTTACGGATTAAGCCGGCCGAATTTGCCGTTTAGGAGATTTTTCGTTTATTTTATAGTATTTACAATGATGTTTAATGGAGGGATTATACCATTATACTTGCTGATGAAGCAATTGAATTTGATTAATACGCTATGGTCTGTAATATTGGCGACAGGGCTTAACTCTTTTTATCTTATAATTATGAGGAACTATTTTTTGTCGTTGCCACAATCGTTGGTGGAGTCGGCAAAGCTTGACGGGGCAAGGGAATGGCGGATTATGGTGAGTGTAATTTTGCCCATATCTATGCCGATTATAGCGACGCTTACGTTATTTTATGCGGTTGACAGATGGAATGAATGGTTTTTGGCAATGATTTTTATACGCAAGAGAGAGCTTTTGACGTTACAATTGGCTTTGCGTTCCATAGTTATGGAAAGTCAGGGGAGCGAACATTTTTCTGCATCGCAGACGGAGTTAAAGAAGTTTTCGCAGGGTATGAAGATGGCAGCGGTATTGATGACAATGGTGCCCATAATGTGTGTATTTCCTTTTCTGCAGAAATATTTTGTAAAAGGAATCCTTATCGGTGCTATAAAGGGTTAATAAAAAATAACAAAAATTTTATATATAGGAGGAGTTTTATGACAAAAACAGCAAAAGTGACTGTACATCCTGATTATAAGGTAGGTAAAGTAGAAAAGCGCTTGTTTGGGGCATTTTTAGAACCTATTGGGAATTGGGTGTATGGAGGTATATATAACCCCAAACATCCATCAGCAGATGAAATGGGCTTTAGGCAAGATATATTAGAAGCAGTAAAGGAATTTGGGATGCCTGCTATACGTCTTCCCGGGGGTAATTGGGTTTCAGGCTGGGAATGGAAGAATTCTATAGGGCCACTGGAAAATCGAAAAGTACAGTTGGACCTTGCGTGGTTTCAAATAGAGCCTAACATTATTGGGCTTGATGAATATTTAGAGTGGACAAAAAGGGCTAATACTGAACCTATGTTTACGATAAACCTTGGCACAGAAGATTTAAAGAGTGCTGCACATTTAGTAGAGTACTGCAGACATGAAGGAGGTACTTACTGGTCTGAACTGCGTAAAAAATATGGGCATTCAGAACCTTATCCTATTAAGATATGGTATCTAGGCAATGAAATGGATGGTCATTGGCAAA encodes the following:
- a CDS encoding ABC transporter permease, whose amino-acid sequence is MRNSTVARGRRKLFIEVWKMKEVYILLIPAVVWYIIFAYIPIYGLTLAFKTYKANLGIFRSPWVGFENYKYVFRDPAFLESIWRTIVINAGRIVFQFPFPIILALMLNEVRVNRYKKVIQTIYTFPHFLSWVIVASIMINILNTKGMVNAIISMLGGEPVNFLGSTKLFKPLLYITENWKSAGWTMIIYLAAMAGIDTEQYEAAIIDGASRLQMMWYITLPGIKSTIEVLLILQIGNIMTQGFDQIFNLSNPATAKVGEILDMYIYRVTFLAAADFSYSTAVSLFRSVVNFIFLNVADRVSKLLGSEGLFA
- a CDS encoding carbohydrate ABC transporter permease; translated protein: MAASKGKGLGKRIETLDVVLLIFLTFWAIVIILPFLNVIGISFASEKEYYNSMLVLIPKEATLENYKALIRDGRIWIGYRTTLLLVLIGVSLNMFLTTSMAYGLSRPNLPFRRFFVYFIVFTMMFNGGIIPLYLLMKQLNLINTLWSVILATGLNSFYLIIMRNYFLSLPQSLVESAKLDGAREWRIMVSVILPISMPIIATLTLFYAVDRWNEWFLAMIFIRKRELLTLQLALRSIVMESQGSEHFSASQTELKKFSQGMKMAAVLMTMVPIMCVFPFLQKYFVKGILIGAIKG